The uncultured Dysgonomonas sp. genome contains the following window.
AGTCGTAGGATAACCGTAGTGTGTGCCATCAACACCAGGATATACATAACTGAATTCAGCACCCGAAAGATTGACGCCGAAATTTTCTATTGCGATTTCAGGTTCGGGGGCTGGAATTGGCTCCGGTTTTTTATTTTCTTTTATGTCATCACTATCGCCGCAAGAGGCAAAAGCGACAGAAAAAGGGCAGAAAAAAAATAGCAGGTATATGATACTTCTCATAAATAAAATATTTTTGTGGTATGTAAATAATATTTTATTTCCACAAGCCTTCTGGCATTTGAAACTCGGCTTGTGGAAATTCTTTTATTAGCAAAGCTTTACTGTTGTTGCCTTCTGATATTTATCTTTTTTGCAAAACGGATATTTGTAACTGATACATCTGTGGGAACACCTAAACCTCCATTTATATATTGGAAAATAAATACATTTGCTGTTTCTTTAATTGTATTTACTCCGGAACTATTAACTAAGTAGTATTTCCCATCAGAAGTTCTTGTTGCCCATTTGTCATATGTTGTATATGGAATACCGGAGGCAGCAGGAACCCATTCGAATTCGACAGCAGGTCTCATTCCATTAAACGCCATTCGTACACGAGCTCCGGAATTTGTTATAGGAACTTCCTCTTTTACATAAATTTCATATTTGAGCTCATAGTCCAATGGGTTGGCTCTCAGATCATCATACCGTGAGTCTGTTAATGGAGCGTTAAACCCATAACTCGCAACCATTTGATGTGTACTATTGTTTGCAACAGTTCCGCTTACACGCGACAGATTCATTCCTGCGATTAATGGAATAGGATCTCCGTTTTTTGTCCCGTCGGTAGCCAATCCTTTTGTCGCATTATGGGTCAGATATGACGCTCCGTAGTCTATGAATTGGATTCCTGTATCGCGAAATGGAAGTTCAATTGGCTCAGTTCCCAATACGCTCGTAATTCTGGTACTTGATAATGTTAATACCGAGTTGTTATTTATACCTTCTGGCACGAGAAAACTCATTTTAGTATCCGTACATTCCACTATTGTAACCGGATTGCCGTTTATCAATGCCGTCCCATTTTCGGGAGTTAAATCGTATAAGCGCAGGTTTTCTCCCAATACATCTACGACATCGCCCGAATTGCCAAACTCTAGGGAAAAGCCTGTGATAATCAAATCGGGGAAAGCTATTTTTATCGGATAGGTTACTGTTCCTTTTTCTGTTGTCACTGTTACCGAATTTGTAATTTCGTTAGGAACGGTATTTGGTACCGGTACAACTATTTGTTTGGAAAGTGCATATATTTCTTTTATATCAACCTCCTGGTCATTAAATTTGATAGATGTAACTTTACTTAGATTATCACCATATATTTTTAACATTTGGCCAAAACTTACAACGGAGAGATTATCTTCACTATCATCTATCGATGCTATGCGATTAATGCTGGGGGGGCCGTACGATGTTGATTCATCATCGTAGTTGTCATTATATGTAACAATGTCATTGCATGAGATAAAAAACATTGTTAAACAAAATATAAGAGAACAATAGTTCAATGTTTTATTTTTCATATTCAGATTTCATTTTAATATTAATTCCAACCGGGATTATTCTCGGTAATAGCTGTATTTGTCAACAGTTCATCCTGAGGGATCGGGTATAAAAGGTGCTTAGACTCTCTCTTTTTGTTTGTATTTATTTCGTCTACCGAACCGATTGCATTCATAACATCTAAATAGATTCCCCAACGGATCAAATCCCAGCGTCTGTCAGATTCATATGCCAGTTCCATGGCTCTTTCTTCGATTACAGCCGAACGAAAATCTTCTTTTGTTTCCAGATCCCCTACATTATTTCCTATACTGAATTCGGTAGCACTACTTCTGCGCCGGATAGAGTTTAATGCTTCTAAAGCATCGGAATTAAGCCCATCTATTTCATTCGATGCTTCAGCATAGATAAGAACTACATCAGCATAACGTAACAATGGCAACATAGCGTCGGTGCGAGTTATCGCCCGATTGGAAACATCTGTATATTTTGTGACATAAGCTAGATTTGATTCTCCTGTACCCGAACTGTATGATTTCCCGTCATTAAATGGAGCGATGGGGTCTCCCACTACATTATTATTAGCATCTTTTCCAGTGGCCCTTATTTTCCATTTTTCGTTGTTCGGATAAAATGAACCTGTCCCATAAGGAGCCTGATTCTCTCGGACATACCGATGCATAACACCATCAATCGCACGCATATCACTCTCGTCATCAAAAAGTTTATACCAATGATCTCGCAAACCATGTGACAGTCCTCCACCGCTAGGTACATATCCGTCCACGATCTGCCCGCAATATGCTCTCCAAAATAATGCTCCGAAATAACTATCTCCGGAAATAGTTCCCAACCTGAAGAAATGCTCTTTACTATTTTGACCGGATTTCTTCCACAATGAAGAATAGGGTATAAGTTCGTGATCTCCGTAAAGTTTTTCTATTACAATTTCTTTTGCCAAATCACGAGCTAAGGTATAATATTCTTGCGAATCGAATGATTCGTATCCGGCCACCTGTTGTTTGTGAACAGTGACAATCTGAGGGTTAGTAAATACTTTAGTCGTTCCACTCAGGGTAAACGGGATACCACCTTTAACTTTAATTATTCCGGAAGGCATGGATGCAGAACCTATAGTTGCATATACCTTAGCCAACATTGCTGCTGCTGCCCCCGCATTTACCCGTCCTTCGACAAAGTTTGGATCTGTGTTCTTATAGAGATTATCTTTGGCATGAATCAACAGTTCTATTATATGTGCATATACCTCTGTAATAGGACGACGAGGTTGGTTCGGGTCGTTGCCTTGATTGATAGATGATGTATAAATCGGACAAGCTCCGTAGGCTCTTACAATAAGGAAGTATCCATAAGCCTTTAGAAAATTGATTTCAGCCAATACATTCTCTTTATGACGAGGTGTTGTATTCACCATTTTTTCGACGTGGTAAGATGCTTCATTGCCCCGATTGATTAATTCATATCCGAGTTTCCATACCGGATCCGGTTGATTTGTAGATCCCTGGAAATTTCCTGATCCCATTTCTCCGAATGCCCAGTTAGGTCCTGTAACATAGTCATTATCTAGTTCGATGCATCGAGGAAATTCGTCGTAGGTATACATGCGTGACAGACCGGCATATGTACCCATAGCCCACATATCGGCTCCTTCATTCGAGTCTTCTATCTGTCCATCATTGATTTTGGCATAAGGCTTCTCCTCCAAAAAATCGTTACAGGAAGAAAGTGAAGTTATAATCAGTAAAACACCGATAATTGATCCTATATATTTAAATTGTTTTTTCATAATAATTTTGGTTTGATATTTAAAATTGCACTTTTAATCCGAACGAGAATGTTCGGCTGGCAGGATATGAGTATATATCAACACCCCTGCGGGCAGGATCGGATCCAAAAGCATTTACATCAGGGTCATACCAGCTGTAGTCAGTGATGGTCAATAAATTGCTGGCACTGGCATAAACATTGATAGAGTTTATGTCTTTACAAAATTTAGGTTTTTGAAATGTATATCCGATATTGATGTTTTTCAGGCGGATATACGATCCGTCTTCGATATATCTGTCCGATATCAACCATGTTCTTTTCGGTTGATTAGTGGCTTTAGGCCAAGTAGCCGTTTCACGCGTATCGGAAGTCCAACGACCGTCATATACTGCAGTCGGGATATTGGTTGTATTATACAGTGTTACATTCATTAAATTGCCATTGAAGATGTCATTTCCCTGAACGCCCTGAATAAAGAAGCTAAAAGTAAAATCTTTCCACGAAAAATTATTTGTTATTCCGAATGTATAATCAGGATTTGTATCACCGATAATATCCATGTTTTCGCGATATTTTATCTCACCTATCATTGATTTTACTGTGGCTGCATCCGCATTTGCATAAGTAGGATTTGCCCTTACTTCCGCCTCATTGTCATAGAATCCGTCCTCGACATAACCATAGATTGCACCAATAGGCATTCCATTTCGCTGGATAAATACATTATCGGCCTTATACCAGAGCCTGTTGGAAAACTGATCTGCATTCAGATCGCTGATACGATTTTTATTGAAAGATAGGTTGCCGTTTACAGACCATTTGAACGGATTACCTGTCAAGATATCGTATGCGACTGTGAATTCAAGCCCTTCATTGGTTACCGTTCCGAAATTCACAAGACGATAACCATAGCCTGATGATGGCGGGATTTTAACATTCTGAAGTAAGTCCTTTGTTTTTTTATGATAATAATCTACTGTCATACTCAGGCGATTGTTGAGAAATCCGAAATCAATGCCAGCATTATATTGATCGGTTGTTTCCCATTTCAGATTCTCATTATATACATGATCCCCAGCGAAACCACTTGTTTGACCTCCACCAATAGGGTAATTTGACACTTTGAGGGTATACATGGTTTGGTAATCCTGGATACCCTGATTTCCTGTTTGTCCAAAACTTAATCTGAGTTTTAGATTATCAAAAATATTCAGATTCTTAATAAATTCTTCCTCAGAGGCTCGCCATGCGAAAGCTCCCGATGCAAAATTTGCATATTTGAACTTTGCGGAATGAAATTTAGAGGATCCGTCACGGCGGAAACTGGCTGTAAATATATATTTATTATTGAGTACATAATTAGTTCTTCCCAAAACAGAGAACAGCCTGCTTCTTGTCCTGTTCGATTTTAGGGCATCGGGCAGTAGTGCAGCTCCCATATCATAATTCTCGGTAAAATCGGTTGGGAATTGAGACGCACTCATTGCTTTTTCGGTAAGCATTGTCTGTTCGAAAGTTACAGCACCGACAACATTAAGGCTGTGTATTTTGTTGAACACTTTATTGAAAGTCAACATCGATTCGGTTGTCGTATGCGAACGCCTGTTATCACTCCAACCTCCCCTGCCGTTTGTCGTACCTAATCGACCTTCCCCCGTGTCACGATTATAATAGGTACTTCGTTCATTGAAAAAGTTGTTTAATCCGAGATTTTGACGAAATGTTAACCCTTTCATCAAATTTACACTCAAGTATGAGGATGCAAATATGTTTGAACTGGCCAATTCGTTTTTGGCTGATTCAACATATGTCCGTGGATTGGCCGACAACCACAATAAATCTTCACTTTGCGAATAATCGCCATAGTATATTGTTGAAGGGTAAAGTAGAGCTGAACGAAGTATGCTATAATCAAGGGAGTTTCCTTTAGCAAAGTCGGTAACCGAGTTCGTATAGTTGAGATTAAGCCCTACAGTAATATTTCTTGTTATTTTTTGCCCTATGTTTGCTCTAAGGGTATAACGGTCGAAACCTGTATTTTCAATAATTCCATCTTGTGTTGTATAGTTACCTGAGAAAGAGTAATTACCACGATCGTTGGCTCCCGATATTTGTAAGTTATACTCTTGGGATATACCTGTCTGGAAAATCTGATCCTGCCAGTCGGTTCCTTCTACCCATTGGTTCCATACACCTCCTGCCGGGTCTGTTCCGCTATACCATCCCGGACTCAAAAAATCTTCAGGTGAAGGAGTATATTCTCCGTTTACTACAGTTCCATTGTTGGTGGTGTACTTCCAGATACCCGGTGTGGGATAAGTATATTGTGTGAATGAACCTCCGTCATAAAAGGCTCCATTATCCTGTTGCTCGTTGCGATATCGTGCATAATGGTAAGCATCCAACACTTCGACTTTCTTCCTCAGCGACGAAATACTGATATTTGTGGTAAATTCTATTTTTGGTTTTCCTTTTTCTCCCTGTTTAGTCGTAATTATAACAACTCCGTTTGCCCCACGTGACCCGTAGATGGCTGTAGCTGAGGCGTCTTTCAGGACTTCAATGGATGCTATGTCGTGAGGATTGATAAACGATAGGGCATTTCCTGTCGGTTCGACACTGTTGTCTCTGTTTTCGGCACTCTGAGGTGAAGTCGGCGGAACAAAAGGTATTCCATCCACAATGTATAATGGTTGAGAATCTGTTGAGAATGAGTTGATGCCACGTACCTGCAAATTAATCCCCCCTCCCGGAGCTCCATCGTCTTGTGTTACGGATACGCCGGCTAAGCGTCCTTGGAGAGCTTGATTGATACTCGATGACGGATTTCCGGCTAATAATTCGTCTGCTTTTACTTGGACTACTGCTCCTGATAAATCACTCTTCTTCATTGTTCCGTATCCGACAACGACTACTTCATCCAGCATTTTCGTATTTTCGTCAAGAGTTACATTAATTGTATTCTTGTTGCCAACTTTTATCTCCTGATTAAGATACCCCAAATAAGAAAATACGAGAATTGCATCCGTATTCTTTACATTAATTTTATACGAACCATCTAGTTCTGTAATAGTTCCCGTTTTTTCATTTTTTACAGTGACACTCACTCCGATTAGAGGTTCTCCGGTTTTATCCACTACTTTTCCTGTAATAGTTATCGGACTCTGAGCAATTCCTTCTGAACCTGTCACTTTTATCGTATTCTCAGCTGAGTTTATCGTATTATTGCCTAACACAAATAGGAAAAGCATTAAACTTAATACCAAGGTCGTTTTGCCAGACAGATATGTCAGGCAGAACCTCTTCCGATCCTTTCTCGATAAATAGTCTTTTGTCATAAATTTGTTTTTATTAATTATGAATATTAGATTTGGTTGTGAACTTCATTTTCATTTTTTTAGAAAAAAATGTGTTGAAATTTATTCACATGATGAGAGGTTAGTCATTACAAGATATTAGTTACGGTTATCCTAATATAATTCTAATACGTATCTTTCATTGTACAAATATACTTGGTAATAGCATCTACAATCAAGTAGTTTTTATCCTATTATTGGTATTTTATTGCGGCTACAGAGAAGGGCGTATATGTATATAATCCATTGTAAATCACCAGCATATTGGAAAAACAATCTTTCCTTTAGAAAATCGTCAAACAATGTTTTTATTTTCAATCAGTTATAGCACAGTCGAGGATTTCATAGGATTACAACAAGATCCGTGTACCTTGATAATTTTCGCGAAATTCGCTAGGGGTACAATTTTTCTTCTTCCTGAATACTCTATTAAAGTTTGACAGATTATTAAAGCCGCAAGCAAAACATATTTCAGCAACATTGTTTGTAGTGTCAATAAGCATACGGCATGCATATCCTAAACGTATATCATTAAGTAAATCGACATAATTGCGTCCTCCTGTAGATCTTTTTACAAAACGGCTAAAAGCTGTTTCTGACATATTCAAAAGACCAGCAACATTTTTGTGCCGTAACGGTTTATTATAANTGTGTATTTTGTTGAACACTTTATTGAAAGTCAACATCGATTCGGTTGTCGTATGCGAACGCCTGTTATCACTCCAACCTCCCCTGCCGTTTGTCGTACCTAATCGACCTTCCCCCGTGTCACGATTATAATAGGTACTTCGTTCATTGAAAAAGTTGTTTAATCCGAGATTTTGACGAAATGTTAACCCTTTCATCAAATTTACACTCAAGTATGAGGATGCAAATATGTTTGAACTGGCCAATTCGTTTTTGGCTGATTCAACATATGTCCGTGGATTGGCCGACAACCACAATAAATCTTCACTTTGCGAATAATCGCCATAGTATATTGTTGAAGGGTAAAGTAGAGCTGAACGAAGTATGCTATAATCAAGGGAGTTTCCTTTAGCAAAGTCGGTAACCGAGTTCGTATAGTTGAGATTAAGCCCTACAGTAATATTTCTTGTTATTTTTTGCCCTATGTTTGCTCTAAGGGTATAACGGTCGAAACCTGTATTTTCAATAATTCCATCTTGTGTTGTATAGTTACCTGAGAAAGAGTAATTACCACGATCGTTGGCTCCCGATATTTGTAAGTTATACTCTTGGGATATACCTGTCTGGAAAATCTGATCCTGCCAGTCGGTTCCTTCTACCCATTGGTTCCATACACCTCCTGCCGGGTCTGTTCCGCTATACCATCCCGGACTCAAAAAATCTTCAGGTGAAGGAGTATATTCTCCGTTTACTACAGTTCCATTGTTGGTGGTGTACTTCCAGATACCCGGTGTGGGATAAGTATATTGTGTGAATGAACCTCCGTCATAAAAGGCTCCATTATCCTGTTGCTCGTTGCGATATCGTGCATAATGGTAAGCATCCAACACTTCGACTTTCTTCCTCAGCGACGAAATACTGATATTTGTGGTAAATTCTATTTTTGGTTTTCCTTTTTCTCCCTGTTTAGTCGTAATTATAACAACTCCGTTTGCCCCACGTGACCCGTAGATGGCTGTAGCTGAGGCGTCTTTCAGGACTTCAATGGATGCTATGTCGTGAGGATTGATAAACGATAGGGCATTTCCTGTCGGTTCGACACTGTTGTCTCTGTTTTCGGCACTCTGAGGTGAAGTCGGCGGAACAAAAGGTATTCCATCCACAATGTATAATGGTTGAGAATCTGTTGAGAATGAGTTGATGCCACGTACCTGCAAATTAATCCCCCCTCCCGGAGCTCCATCGTCTTGTGTTACGGATACGCCGGCTAAGCGTCCTTGGAGAGCTTGATTGATACTCGATGACGGATTTCCGGCTAATAATTCGTCTGCTTTTACTTGGACTACTGCTCCTGATAAATCACTCTTCTTCATTGTTCCGTATCCGACAACGACTACTTCATCCAGCATTTTCGTATTTTCGTCAAGAGTTACATTAATTGTATTCTTGTTGCCAACTTTTATCTCCTGATTAAGATACCCCAAATAAGAAAATACGAGAATTGCATCCGTATTCTTTACATTAATTTTATACGAACCATCTAGTTCTGTAATAGTTCCCGTTTTTTCATTTTTTACAGTGACACTCACTCCGATTAGAGGTTCTCCGGTTTTATCCACTACTTTTCCTGTAATAGTTATCGGACTCTGAGCAATTCCTTCTGAACCTGTCACTTTTATCGTATTCTCAGCTGAGTTTATCGTATTATTGCCTAACACAAATAGGAAAAGCATTAAACTTAATACCAAGGTCGTTTTGCCAGACAGATATGTCAGGCAGAACCTCTTCCGATCCTTTCTCGATAAATAGTCTTTTGTCATAAATTTGTTTTTATTAATTATGAATATTAGATTTGGTTGTGAACTTCATTTTCATTTTTTTAGAAAAAAATGTGTTGAAATTTATTCACATGATGAGAGGTTAGTCATTACAAGATATTAGTTACGGTTATCCTAATATAATTCTAATACGTATCTTTCATTGTACAAATATACTTGGTAATAGCATCTACAATCAAGTAGTTTTTATCCTATTATTGGTATTTTATTGCGGCTACAGAGAAGGGCGTATATGTATATAATCCATTGTAAATCACCAGCATATTGGAAAAACAATCTTTCCTTTAGAAAATCGTCAAACAATGTTTTTATTTTCAATCAGTTATAGCACAGTCGAGGATTTCATAGGATTACAACAAGATCCGTGTACCTTGATAATTTTCGCGAAATTCGCTAGGGGTACAATTTTTCTTCTTCCTGAATACTCTATTAAAGTTTGACAGATTATTAAAGCCGCAAGCAAAACATATTTCAGCAACATTGTTTGTAGTGTCAATAAGCATACGGCATGCATATCCTAAACGTATATCATTAAGTAAATCGACATAATTGCGTCCTCCTGTAGATCTTTTTACAAAACGGCTAAAAGCTGTTTCTGACATATTCAAAAGACCAGCAACATTTTTGTGCCGTAACGGTTTATTATAATTATCCTGTAAATATTTGTATACTTTATCGATATTTATCGAGTCGGAAGAAAAATCATAGTCAGCAAAAGAAGAACTTGATAAAATAATAATGTTGGTGGATAAGGATAAATCATACAGAATAGAGAATAAATTCAAAACAGAATGCCCTCCATCACGTCTACTTGCTAGGTCTAACAATCTGCTTCTTACTTTTAGAATAGTATCTTTCGAGAATGTAACACCTTTTTTTGCATTCTCAAACAATACCTTCATTGATTTGAACTGATTTCTTTGCAATAGATCTTTATCTATCAAATCGGGATGAAATTGAATTGTTATTTCTTTTATTTCCTTCGTTCTACATTTACCATTTAGCCATGCATGGCTTAAGTTCGAGCCAGTAATAAGAGTTAATTCCATGTCATCTATACTCTCTATACTGTCTCCAACAACTCGTCTAGCCCCTTTTGCATTCTCAATATAATTGAGCTCATATTCGATATGCGTATGAATAGGATATGTAAATTCTTTTTTTATCCGTGAAAAGATAGTAAAACAGTCTTCCTTAGATAAGGGCGTTAGCTCTCTTAATATGGCATTTTTCATATTCAGCTAATTTTAAATTTAGAACCAATTGAGAATAACAAATTGCTATTTTCACACTAAAAAGAGCAACGGTCCTTTAATCCTTATGAACTATTGCATATTCAATATTCAAGATATTGGCTATTTTAGCAATTGTCGATGCATGGTGTCCAATACCTAAGGCAAAGTGATGTGTAGGGCCCTCGTTTACCCATTTCTTGAGAAAACTCCTTATATCTGATCCAAAGAAACCACGTGTATTTGTATTTCCGGTTGGTGGTATCGGGCCACTGACAGATTCTCCTTCTGCTATAACAAATTTAAACTTCCCGTTGTAAGTTGAATTTATAGATAGTATGGTTATAGGACCTTCCTTTATTTTAAATTCCACTCCGGCTCCATACCCTGGTTTTCCATGATATTTCTTCAGGCTTCGCAATACCGGCTTCCCATCTGCAATAGATATATTATGTGGTCCGTCATGACCGACAAGAACGAAACCCTCCTTGAAATCGACCGGATGAAATTCAGCAAAACTGCCACCGATATCTAATCTGTCCATTATCATAAGAGCAATTAATGTCTTCAGATCCGATTCTCCACACATAGGGATATGTCGGGCTGTAAGAAGAGAGTTTCCAACGATCAAATTAGACATTACCCGACGCAACTCACTGTTGGCCGCTCCATCGTAATAATAGGCTAATCCATCCAGTCTGTGTTTCGCAATGAAATTTTCAAGTGCAACGCTTACCTTTGCAGCGATAAACAAATCTTCTTTCTTTAATTTAATCGCAATTGGGTCTGATTCTGGATCAGGGGTATCGAAGAAATTTAATATTTGCTCTTCTTTTTCGGAAATATCTTTTTCTTTTACATCCTCATAGCATGCCATTAGTTGATTCGGTTCGCATGCTACGATATGACATCCAAAAAAAGACGTTAACATTGTGGGGTCAGTATGCATATCGAGCATTGAATTAAGAGGATGTCCGATGTGTCCTAACTGTGCATTCTTTAAATCATGCAATACTTTTGCAATCTTACAGTACTCGTTTATTTCATTATCTACAAGGCTATCATCATACAGTGTTCCAATAATCGTATATGGTGCCTTTTTTCCAAGACGTAATGCTACTCCTGTAAATTCAGGGAGTGCACATATGTCATCATTCATTAATTGCATATAGGTTGATGCTTTGGTGTAATCCATTGCTTCAAGAGGTTGTAGTGCCACAAGGACTATCGGCACATTTATATTTCTCGCAATCGTAGCAAAAGTGCCCGATGTACCGTAAGTCAGCATATCGCAGAATAAGAGGTCGACATTGCTTGCCTTCATATTTTTCACTACTTCATATGCTTTTTCCGGAGAATCTATCATTCCAAAGTTTTGGACACATATGTCATCTGGTATCTTTTTTATAAAGACTTCCAGTTTTTCCATCATTTCGTCTAACAATCCCTCAAATTGACTCCAATAAACATCATATCCAATACCAAAGACTCCTATATTGGCAGTTTGTGGATGATGTAATTTCATTTGAGAATTCAATGTCTGTTCTAAGACTTTCTCTTCTTTTACAACTTCATTCATGCTCTCTGTTTTTAAGTTAACGCACTAAGTTTTTTTTGAAAAAAAATTATATTTTCAATTTTATTTTTGGTATAAACAAGACAAATATTATAAATGCTATCGGATACATTAATCCGGCATATATCCATAATACAGTGTAAGAATAAGTAATAATATAGCCTGTAAGAGGATTGATTATAAGCGATGATATTGCTCCTGCAGAGCCTGACAGACCGACAATAGTCGATGTAGATTTTTTACCAAATGTGTCACCTATGCATGTTATGTAATTCGTAATCCATAAACCATGTGCAAAAAATGCAAGAGACATGACTACAATAACAATTGTTGTAGATTCAATCCAACTAATAAAAAATACCGGCACAGTCAACACCGCGGCAATTCCCATAACCAATCTCCTTGAGTAACTGAGTTTTTTAGTCTTATTGTAAATAACATCTGAAAATACTCCTCCAAGAACATTGGCTATCCCTAGAGCCAAAAATGGTATCCAGGTAATGTATCCGATAACATCCAGACTTAATCCCCGATCGTCGCTTAGGTATTTCGGTATCCAGAACATATAAAAGTAAAAGATAGGATCAAGCAGGAAACGCATGATTATATATACTTTGGCCTCTTTTGATTTCATCGAACTTTTCAACTCTTTCCAGCTAAAAGAATTACCTCCTTTTTCTTGAACTTTTCCCTGACTATATTTGTAATAAAGTTTGTCGCGAGTTAGCAAATACCACGCTAAAACCCAAATCAATCCAAAGAGACCACAACCAAAAAATATGTACCGCCAATCAGCATAATTGAGGAGATATGCACATA
Protein-coding sequences here:
- a CDS encoding glycan-binding surface protein, encoding MKNKTLNYCSLIFCLTMFFISCNDIVTYNDNYDDESTSYGPPSINRIASIDDSEDNLSVVSFGQMLKIYGDNLSKVTSIKFNDQEVDIKEIYALSKQIVVPVPNTVPNEITNSVTVTTEKGTVTYPIKIAFPDLIITGFSLEFGNSGDVVDVLGENLRLYDLTPENGTALINGNPVTIVECTDTKMSFLVPEGINNNSVLTLSSTRITSVLGTEPIELPFRDTGIQFIDYGASYLTHNATKGLATDGTKNGDPIPLIAGMNLSRVSGTVANNSTHQMVASYGFNAPLTDSRYDDLRANPLDYELKYEIYVKEEVPITNSGARVRMAFNGMRPAVEFEWVPAASGIPYTTYDKWATRTSDGKYYLVNSSGVNTIKETANVFIFQYINGGLGVPTDVSVTNIRFAKKINIRRQQQ
- a CDS encoding RagB/SusD family nutrient uptake outer membrane protein; amino-acid sequence: MKKQFKYIGSIIGVLLIITSLSSCNDFLEEKPYAKINDGQIEDSNEGADMWAMGTYAGLSRMYTYDEFPRCIELDNDYVTGPNWAFGEMGSGNFQGSTNQPDPVWKLGYELINRGNEASYHVEKMVNTTPRHKENVLAEINFLKAYGYFLIVRAYGACPIYTSSINQGNDPNQPRRPITEVYAHIIELLIHAKDNLYKNTDPNFVEGRVNAGAAAAMLAKVYATIGSASMPSGIIKVKGGIPFTLSGTTKVFTNPQIVTVHKQQVAGYESFDSQEYYTLARDLAKEIVIEKLYGDHELIPYSSLWKKSGQNSKEHFFRLGTISGDSYFGALFWRAYCGQIVDGYVPSGGGLSHGLRDHWYKLFDDESDMRAIDGVMHRYVRENQAPYGTGSFYPNNEKWKIRATGKDANNNVVGDPIAPFNDGKSYSSGTGESNLAYVTKYTDVSNRAITRTDAMLPLLRYADVVLIYAEASNEIDGLNSDALEALNSIRRRSSATEFSIGNNVGDLETKEDFRSAVIEERAMELAYESDRRWDLIRWGIYLDVMNAIGSVDEINTNKKRESKHLLYPIPQDELLTNTAITENNPGWN
- a CDS encoding TonB-dependent receptor is translated as MTKDYLSRKDRKRFCLTYLSGKTTLVLSLMLFLFVLGNNTINSAENTIKVTGSEGIAQSPITITGKVVDKTGEPLIGVSVTVKNEKTGTITELDGSYKINVKNTDAILVFSYLGYLNQEIKVGNKNTINVTLDENTKMLDEVVVVGYGTMKKSDLSGAVVQVKADELLAGNPSSSINQALQGRLAGVSVTQDDGAPGGGINLQVRGINSFSTDSQPLYIVDGIPFVPPTSPQSAENRDNSVEPTGNALSFINPHDIASIEVLKDASATAIYGSRGANGVVIITTKQGEKGKPKIEFTTNISISSLRKKVEVLDAYHYARYRNEQQDNGAFYDGGSFTQYTYPTPGIWKYTTNNGTVVNGEYTPSPEDFLSPGWYSGTDPAGGVWNQWVEGTDWQDQIFQTGISQEYNLQISGANDRGNYSFSGNYTTQDGIIENTGFDRYTLRANIGQKITRNITVGLNLNYTNSVTDFAKGNSLDYSILRSALLYPSTIYYGDYSQSEDLLWLSANPRTYVESAKNELASSNIFASSYLSVNLMKGLTFRQNLGLNNFFNERSTYYNRDTGEGRLGTTNGRGGWSDNRRSHTTTESMLTFNKVFNKIHSLNVVGAVTFEQTMLTEKAMSASQFPTDFTENYDMGAALLPDALKSNRTRSRLFSVLGRTNYVLNNKYIFTASFRRDGSSKFHSAKFKYANFASGAFAWRASEEEFIKNLNIFDNLKLRLSFGQTGNQGIQDYQTMYTLKVSNYPIGGGQTSGFAGDHVYNENLKWETTDQYNAGIDFGFLNNRLSMTVDYYHKKTKDLLQNVKIPPSSGYGYRLVNFGTVTNEGLEFTVAYDILTGNPFKWSVNGNLSFNKNRISDLNADQFSNRLWYKADNVFIQRNGMPIGAIYGYVEDGFYDNEAEVRANPTYANADAATVKSMIGEIKYRENMDIIGDTNPDYTFGITNNFSWKDFTFSFFIQGVQGNDIFNGNLMNVTLYNTTNIPTAVYDGRWTSDTRETATWPKATNQPKRTWLISDRYIEDGSYIRLKNINIGYTFQKPKFCKDINSINVYASASNLLTITDYSWYDPDVNAFGSDPARRGVDIYSYPASRTFSFGLKVQF
- a CDS encoding SusC/RagA family TonB-linked outer membrane protein, yielding MTKDYLSRKDRKRFCLTYLSGKTTLVLSLMLFLFVLGNNTINSAENTIKVTGSEGIAQSPITITGKVVDKTGEPLIGVSVTVKNEKTGTITELDGSYKINVKNTDAILVFSYLGYLNQEIKVGNKNTINVTLDENTKMLDEVVVVGYGTMKKSDLSGAVVQVKADELLAGNPSSSINQALQGRLAGVSVTQDDGAPGGGINLQVRGINSFSTDSQPLYIVDGIPFVPPTSPQSAENRDNSVEPTGNALSFINPHDIASIEVLKDASATAIYGSRGANGVVIITTKQGEKGKPKIEFTTNISISSLRKKVEVLDAYHYARYRNEQQDNGAFYDGGSFTQYTYPTPGIWKYTTNNGTVVNGEYTPSPEDFLSPGWYSGTDPAGGVWNQWVEGTDWQDQIFQTGISQEYNLQISGANDRGNYSFSGNYTTQDGIIENTGFDRYTLRANIGQKITRNITVGLNLNYTNSVTDFAKGNSLDYSILRSALLYPSTIYYGDYSQSEDLLWLSANPRTYVESAKNELASSNIFASSYLSVNLMKGLTFRQNLGLNNFFNERSTYYNRDTGEGRLGTTNGRGGWSDNRRSHTTTESMLTFNKVFNKIHXYNKPLRHKNVAGLLNMSETAFSRFVKRSTGGRNYVDLLNDIRLGYACRMLIDTTNNVAEICFACGFNNLSNFNRVFRKKKNCTPSEFRENYQGTRILL